Below is a genomic region from Catenuloplanes atrovinosus.
CGCCGCCGCCTCGCCGTGGCCCCGGCGCGGCCCGGCGGCTGATCCGGATCAGCCGTCACCCAGGGTGATCTTGAAGATCCGCTCGTCGCTGTTGCGCGGGACGCTGTCCTTGTCGCCCCTGGTGCTGGTGGTCAGCCACAGCCCGCCGTCGACGGCCGGCTCGACGGTGCGCAGCCGCCCGTAGGTTCCGGCGTAGTACTGCGCGATCCCGGTGAGGCGGTCGCCGTCGATCACCGCGCGGTACAGCCGGGTGCCGCGCAGGCAGGCGATGTAGAGCACGTCCCGGACGATCGCGATGCCGCTGCACGATGCCGACGCGACGGGGTACGTCAGCACCGGCGCGATGAAGCCCGGCGTGCCGCAGGCGTCGCCGATCGTGCCCTCGCAGGCCGGCCAGCCGTAGTTGCCGCCCTTGACCACCAGGTTGGTCTCGTCCTGCACGCTGTTGCCGAACTCCTGCATCCACAGCCGGCCGCGCGAGTCGAAGGCCAGGCCCTGCGGGTTGCGGTGCCCGTAGCTCCAGACGTAGCTGCCGGGGAAGGGGTTGTCCTCCGGAACGGCGCCGTCCGGGTGCAGCCGGAGTATCTTCCCGCCCAGGTTGGCCAGGTCCTGCGCCTGGTCGGGGTCCTGGCCGTCGCCGGTGGCCGCGTAGAGTGCGCCGTCCGGGCCGAACCGCAGCCGCCCGCCGTTGTGGTACTTGTTGCGCGGAATCCCGGTCACCAGCGTCTCCAGCGACTCGGTGCGCAGCGTGCCGTCGTACCGGAGGCGGACGATGCGGTTGTCCGTCTCCGTGGTGTGGTAGACGTACAGCCAGCGGTCGGTCTCGAAGGTGGGGGAGATGGCCAGCCCCAGCACCCCGCCCTCGCCGTCCGTGCCCGCCGCCTCCGGGATCGTGCCGATGCCGTGCTTGCCCGTGCCGTCCGCCGCCATCGCCTGGACGGTGAACAGGTCGCGCTGCGCGTAGAGCACCGTGCCGTCCGGCAGTTGCACCAGGCCCCACGGCAGGTCCCGCTCGGTCGTCACCTGGGTGATGCCGCACACGGCGGCGCACGAGCTGCCGGTGCGGACCCGGGCCGGTCCGCCGGGCGCCGAGGCGTTGCCCTGCGCGTCGCGCGCGATCACCGTGTACGTGTGATCGGCGTCGGCGGCCAGCCCGACGTCGGTGAACGTGGTGTCCGGCGGGCTGGCGGCCGAGCCGGTCAGCCGGCCGGCCGTGACGCCGTCGCGCACCACGTCGTAGCCGGTGACGGCGACGTCGTCGGTGGCCGCCTCCCATCGCAGGGTCACCTCGGTGCCGGCGGCGGTCGCGGTGAGCCCGGACGGGACGCTCGGTGCGGTGGTGTCCTCCGCGCAGAACGGCGGCGTGACCGACACCGTGCGGCTGGCCTGGGAGACGTTGCCGGCGGCGTCCCGGGCGTTGACGTAGAAACCCCAGCGCACGCCGGCGACCACCCCGACCGTGGCCGTGCGCACGTCCGCGGTGGTCGAGCCGATCGCCTGGCCGTCGTGGTAGAGGTCGTAGAACGCGACGCCGGTGTCGTCGGTGGCCGCCTCCCAGCTCAACGTGACGGTGGCGCAGGTGAGGTCACCGGCGGTCAGCCCGGTCGGCGCGGTCGGCGGCTGGGTGTCCGGTGCGGCCGCCGCGGTGAGGCCGGCCAGCACGGCGGCGGCGGTGGACGCGGCGAGCAGCGCGCGCGGTGACGACATGTGTTCCCCTTCGGCGGTGGCGGTTCAGTGCGGGTTGCCGGGCACGCCGAGGCGCACGCCGTAGAGGCCGGAGTCGCCCGTGCGCCCGGAGGTGACGAACAGCGTGCGCCGGTCCGGGCCGCCGAAGGCGACGTTCGTGGTCCCCGAGCCGGAGGCGATCGTGCCGAGCGGTTCGCCGGCCGGGCTGAAGACGTGGACGAGGCCGTCCGCGCCGGAGGCCCAGTAGACGTTGCCGGCGCAGTCGACCGTGGCGCCGTCCGGCCCGGCGACGGTGGCGAAGAGCGTGCGGGTGCCGGTGCTGCCGTCCTCGCGTACCGGATAGCTGTAGATCTTGTTCTCGCCGTAGGCGCCGACGTAGAGCGTGCCGCCGTCCGGGGACAGGGCGATGCCGTTCGGCTGCCGCAGGCCGTCGTCGACCAGCGACACCGTCCCGTCCGCCACCCGGAACACGCCGGTGCGGCCCCGCATCCCGTCCGGCCGTGCGCCGCGCTGGAAGTCGGGGTCGGTGAAGTAGGCGACGCCGTCGGAGCGGACGGTCACGTCGTTGGGCGAGTTGAACGCCGCGCCGAGGTGGTCACCGGCGACGGTCTCGCGGGAGGCGTCGGCGAGCCGGTAGCGGGAGAGGCTGCGCCGGTCGTGGGTGGCGGCGAGGATCGACAGGCCGTCCGGGGACAGGGCCAGCCCGTTGCTGCCGGAGTCCGCGATCACCGTCTCCACGCCGGTGGCGCCCGGCGTGTACGCCAGGATCGTCGACGGCTGCACCCGCTGCGGCCCGGCCGGCGCGGCCATGTCCGACATCAGCAGCCGGCCCTGGTCGGCGATCCACACCGGCCCCTCGAGGAAGTGGCGCCCGCCGAACAGGCGGGTGGCGGTGGTGGCCGGCGAGGACAGCGGCGGACCGTACCCGCCGTCGGCCGGGCAGACGCCGGGTGCTGTGCCGGGCGGCGGCTCGGCGGCGTGCGCGACCGGCGTGGCCGCGCCCGCCACGAGCAGCAGACCGGCCGCGACCAGTGCACTCCGCGGGTTCATCCACTTCCCTCCCGAACCAATACATCGACGGATGTCGATTGTATCAGCCCGGGTAGTACCGGTAGACGGCCTCGGCCACCACCGCCGGCTTGGTGGCGCCCTCGCGCTGCACGGTCATCGCCACGGTCAGCTCGACGCCGCCGCCGGCCACCTCGCGGGCGTGCAGCACCGACGCGTGCAGCCGCACCTTCGACCCGGCCGGGACCGGGGACGGGAAGCGCACCCGGTTCAGCCCGTAGTTCACCGCCATCCCCGCGCCCTCGATGCTCAGCAGCGACGTCCACAGCGGGATGACCAGCGCCAGGGTCAGGTAGCCGTGCGCGATCGTGCCGCCGAACGGGCCGGCCGCCGCCCGTGCCGGGTCGACGTGGATCCACTGGTGGTCGCCGGTGGCGTCGGCGAACGTGTCGATCCGCTCCTGGGGGACCTCGATCCAGTCGCTGTGCCCGAGGTCGAGCCCGGTGGTCGCGGCGAGCTCACCGAGCCCGCGGACGGTGGCGGTCATGCTTCCCTCCGATCGGAGACGGGTGCGCGCAGTCGCGCCTTGACGACCTTGCCGGAGCCGGTACGCGGCAGCGCCCCGACGAACACGACGGACTTCGGGATCTTGTAGCGGGCGATCCGGCCGTCCAGGAAGGCCAGCAGCTCCGCCGCCTCCACCGCCACCCCCTGAGCGGGCACCACGAACGCGCGGCCCACCTCGCCCCAGCGCTCGTCCGGCACGCCGATCACCGCGCACTCGGCGACCGCCGGATGATCCAGCAGCGCGGCCTCCACCTCGGCCGGATAGATGTTCTCCCCGCCCGAGATGATCAGATCCTTGGCCCGGCCGCGGACGTAGACGAACCCGTCCGCGTCGGTGACCGCGAGGTCGCCGGTGCGCAGCCAGCCGTCCTCGCCGAGCGCGGCGCGGGTCTCCGCGGGTAGCCGCCAGTACCCGGCCATCACGGACGGGCCCTGCACCAGGATCTCGCCGGTCTCGCCGGGCGCGGCGTCCTCGCCGCCGGGCGTGACCACGCGGACGTCGCCGAAGAACACCGGCGTCCCGGCCGAGCCCGCCTTGCGCACGCTCTCCGGCGCGCGCAGGAACAGCGCGCCGGGGGAGCACTCGGTCATCCCGTACCCCTGGAGGAAGGTCAGCCCTCGGCGCTGGTAGGCCGCGATCAGCGGTTCCGGGACCGGTGCGCCGCCGCACAGCATCGAGCGGACCGAACCGAGGTCGGCGGTGCCGAACCGGGGCGAGCGGGCGATCGCCAGGAACATCGCCGGCACGCCGAACAGGCAGGTGACCCGGTGCGTGGCGATCAGGTCCAGCGTCGCCTCCGGGTCGAACCCGCCGGTCAGCACGCAGGCGCCGCCCTTGAGGAAGGTGGGCAGCACGGTCTGGTTCAGCGCGGCGACGTGGAACATCGGCGCGCTGACCAGCGTGACCTCGTCGCTGGTCAGGTCGACGTCGATGAGCAGGTTCACGCAGTTCCAGGAGACGTTGGCGTGCGTGAGCATGGCGCCCTTGGGCCGTCCGGTGGTGCCCGAGGTATACATGATCATGCAGGTCTCGGAGTCGGCCACCCGCACGTCCACCGGCGCGGAGTCCGTCGTGGACTCGCCGGCCAGCCGCACCGGCCGCGCGGCGGCGCGCAGCCGGGTCACCGTGGGCTCGCAGGCGGGCGACCACAGCAGCACCCGCGCGCCGCAGTCGTCGAGGATGTAGTCCAGCTCCGGCGCGGCCAGCCGCGTGTTGAGCGGCACGAACACCGCGCCGAGCAGGCCGGTGGCGAACAGCGCGTCCAGGAACGCGGGATGGTTCGGCCCGAGGTACGCGACCCGGTCACCGTGGCCCACGCCCAGCCCGGCCAGCCGATGGGCGAGCGCGTTCGCCCGCGCGGCCACCTCGCCGTAGGTGTGCGACCGCCCCTCGTGGATCAGCGCCACCCGGTCCGGCGCCATCCGGGCCCGGCGCGCCGCCCACGATCCCACGCCCTCGTTACGCATCGGGCGGCCGATCGAGGCCGAGCAGCCGGGCCGCGTTGTCGCGGAGTATCCGCGGGCGTACCTCCGGCTTGATGTCGAGCGCGGCGAAGTCGGCCAGCCACCGGTCCGGCGTCAGCACCGGGAAGTCCGAGCCGAACAGCACCCGGTCGGACAGCAGCGTGTTCGCGTAGCGGACCAGCTGCGGCGGGAAGTACTTCGGCGACCAGCCGGACAGATCGATGTGGACGGTCGGCTTGTGGGTGGCGACGGCCAGCGCCTCGTCCTGCCACGGGAACGACGGGTGCGCGATCACGATCCGCAGGCCCGGGAAGTCGGCGGCCACGTCGTCCAGGTCCAGCGGGTTCGCGTACCGCAGCCTGATCCCGGACCCGCCCGGCGTGCCGGCGCCGATCCCGGTCTGCCCGCTGTGGAACAGCGCGATCGCGCCGAGCGCCTCGAGCTCCTCGTACAGCGGGTACGCCATCCGGTCGTTGACCGCGAACGCCTGCAGGCTCGGGTGGAACTTGAAGCCGCGCACCCCGTACCGCTCGACCAGCGCGCGGGCCCGGCGCACCGCCGCCCGCCCGCGCCACGGGTCGACGCTGCCGAACGGGATCAGCGCGTCCGCGTGCCCGGCGCACGCGTCGGCGATCTCCTCGCTGGAGATCGGCGGGTGCCCGGTGGCGGTCTCCGCGTCCACGGTGAACACGACCGCCGCCATCCGCCGCTCCCGGTAGTAGGCGGCGATCTCGTCCACGCCCGGCTTCCGCGCCTCACCGGTCACCTTGAAGTACCTCGCCGAGGCCGCCATCAGCTGGTCCGGCAGCGACGGGTGCCCATCCGCGGACACCTCGACGTGCACGTGCATGTCGATGGCGGACAGCCCGTCCAGCGCCGGCCCGGTCATGCCGGCGGCTCGGCGGGCAGCGGGATCCCGACCGGCTGCGCGGCCGGGGCGAACATCGGCTGCCACACGCCGGCGATCCCGTCGGCGTCCCAGCCGCCCGTCCGGTAGGCGGCCACGGTCTCCGCCGGGTGCGTCCAGAGCGTCAGCCGGTCGCCGCCGATCCCGATCGCCTGCCCGGTGATCTCGCCCGAGGCGGCGGAGGCGAGGAAGACGACCAGCCCGGCCGCGTCCTCGGCGGTGCCGAACCCGGCGCCGGCCCGCAGGTGGTCCGGCAACGGAACGCCCCGCTCCCGCCAGGCCGTCACGTGCGGGGCGAAGGCCGGGATGGTCGCGGTCATCGCGGTCGCCGCGACCGGCACCACCGCGTTGACGGTGATCCGGTCGCGGGCGCACTCCAGCGCCCAGGTGCGCATCATCCCGACGATCGCCGCCTTCGCCGCCGCGTAGCCGGTCTGCCCCGGGTTGCCGCGCTGCCCCGCCGGGGAACCGACCGTGATGATCCGGCCGCCGTCGCCCTGCGCCCGCAGCTGCCGCACGGCGGCCCGCACACAGGTGAACGTGCCGCGCAGGTGCACCGCGACGACCTCGTCGAACTGGTCGTCGGTCAGCTTCCACAGGATTCGGTCGCGCAGCACCCCCGCGTTGGTGACCAGCGCGTCCAGCCGGCCGAACGCGGCCACCGCCCGCTTCACCAGCGCGTCGGCCACGTCACTCGGGCCCACCGCGCCGGGCTCGGCCACCGCCCGGCCACCGGCCGCCTCCACGGCCGCGACCGCCTCGGCCGCGCTCGCCTCGTCGACGTCGTTGACCACGACCGCCGCGCCGGCCGCGCCGAGCGCCCGCGCGTAGGCCAGGCCGAGCCCGCGCCCGGCGCCGGTCACGATCGCCACCCTGCCGCTCAGATTCACCGTTTCCCCCTGCCGAGAACACTGTGGATGGACGGGACGATGCCGCGCGGGAGGTAGAGGACCGCGACGACGAGCACCAGGCCGTAGACGGCGTAGGAGAGCACGGCCGGTGCGTAGCCGGGCATGCCGGGCTGCGTGCCGAGCGCGGTCAGCGCCTGCACCAGCAGGGTGATCACGGTGGCGCCGACCAGCGGGCCCGCGATGGTGCCCAGGCCGCCGACGGCCGCCATCACCACGTACTCGATGGACAGCAGCACCGGGAACGAGCCGGGCGACAGATAGCCGAGGTAGAACGCGTAGACGCCGCCGGCCAGCCCGGCGAACGCGGCGGAGAGCGCGAAGACCGCCAGCCGGTACCGGCCGACCGGCACCCCGCATGCGGCCGCCGCGGCCTCCCCGGTCGCGGCGGCGCGCATGGCCCGGCCGACCCGGGAGACGACGACGTTGCGGTAGATCAGCACCACCGACGCCAGCACGGCCAGCGCCAGGTAGGCGTAGCCGCGGTCGTCGCGCAGCTCGGCGCCGCCGGCCGAGAAGCGCGGGATGCCCTGCAGGCCGATCGCGCCGCCGGCCCACTCGCCGCGGCTGAGCAGGCCGAGCAGGATCAGCTGCATGGCCAGCGTGGCGAAGGCGAGGTGGTGCCCGCGCAGGCGCAGCAGCGGCGCGCCGACCAGCAGCGCGGCGGCGGCGGCGACCAGCGGCGCGGCCAGCAGCCCCACCAGCGGCGGCAGCCCGTGGACGGCGAGCAGGCCGGCGGCGTACGCCCCGATGGCGTAGAACGACGCCTGGCCGAGCGACACCTGCCCGGCGTACCCCATCAGCATCGAGACGCCGACCGCGACCGCGGCGGTCAGCGCGAGCAGCACGTAGACCGCGAGGTGCCGCTCCGGCAGCAGCAGCGGCGCGGCCAGCGCCAGCAGCCCGGCGGCGATCCAGATCGTCCTCACGCGGTCGCCTCCTGGGCCGGCGGGGTGCGCACACCCTGCGCGATCATCACGGTCAGCAGCACCACCAGGGCCACCTCCAGCCGGTACGCACCGCCGCCGTACCCCGCCACGACGGTCTGCGCCACCCCGAGCAGCAATCCACCGGCCAGCGCCGCGCCCGGCCGGGTCAGCCCGCCGAGCACCGCCGCCGCGAAGCCGTTGACGATCAGCGCGACGTCGCTGTCGAACGTCACCTGCTGCACCGGCGTGGTGAGCACGCCGGCCAGCCCGCCCAGCGCGCCGCCGAGCGCGAAGGACAGCAGCCCCATGCGGCGCACGTCGATCCCGACCACCCGGGCGGCGTACGGGTTCGACGCGCACGCCGACAGCGCCTTGCCGAGATCGGTGCGGGCGAAGAAGACGGCCAGCGC
It encodes:
- a CDS encoding amidohydrolase family protein; amino-acid sequence: MTGPALDGLSAIDMHVHVEVSADGHPSLPDQLMAASARYFKVTGEARKPGVDEIAAYYRERRMAAVVFTVDAETATGHPPISSEEIADACAGHADALIPFGSVDPWRGRAAVRRARALVERYGVRGFKFHPSLQAFAVNDRMAYPLYEELEALGAIALFHSGQTGIGAGTPGGSGIRLRYANPLDLDDVAADFPGLRIVIAHPSFPWQDEALAVATHKPTVHIDLSGWSPKYFPPQLVRYANTLLSDRVLFGSDFPVLTPDRWLADFAALDIKPEVRPRILRDNAARLLGLDRPPDA
- a CDS encoding PQQ-dependent sugar dehydrogenase, translating into MSSPRALLAASTAAAVLAGLTAAAAPDTQPPTAPTGLTAGDLTCATVTLSWEAATDDTGVAFYDLYHDGQAIGSTTADVRTATVGVVAGVRWGFYVNARDAAGNVSQASRTVSVTPPFCAEDTTAPSVPSGLTATAAGTEVTLRWEAATDDVAVTGYDVVRDGVTAGRLTGSAASPPDTTFTDVGLAADADHTYTVIARDAQGNASAPGGPARVRTGSSCAAVCGITQVTTERDLPWGLVQLPDGTVLYAQRDLFTVQAMAADGTGKHGIGTIPEAAGTDGEGGVLGLAISPTFETDRWLYVYHTTETDNRIVRLRYDGTLRTESLETLVTGIPRNKYHNGGRLRFGPDGALYAATGDGQDPDQAQDLANLGGKILRLHPDGAVPEDNPFPGSYVWSYGHRNPQGLAFDSRGRLWMQEFGNSVQDETNLVVKGGNYGWPACEGTIGDACGTPGFIAPVLTYPVASASCSGIAIVRDVLYIACLRGTRLYRAVIDGDRLTGIAQYYAGTYGRLRTVEPAVDGGLWLTTSTRGDKDSVPRNSDERIFKITLGDG
- a CDS encoding branched-chain amino acid ABC transporter permease, translated to MRTIWIAAGLLALAAPLLLPERHLAVYVLLALTAAVAVGVSMLMGYAGQVSLGQASFYAIGAYAAGLLAVHGLPPLVGLLAAPLVAAAAALLVGAPLLRLRGHHLAFATLAMQLILLGLLSRGEWAGGAIGLQGIPRFSAGGAELRDDRGYAYLALAVLASVVLIYRNVVVSRVGRAMRAAATGEAAAAACGVPVGRYRLAVFALSAAFAGLAGGVYAFYLGYLSPGSFPVLLSIEYVVMAAVGGLGTIAGPLVGATVITLLVQALTALGTQPGMPGYAPAVLSYAVYGLVLVVAVLYLPRGIVPSIHSVLGRGKR
- a CDS encoding MaoC family dehydratase; the protein is MTATVRGLGELAATTGLDLGHSDWIEVPQERIDTFADATGDHQWIHVDPARAAAGPFGGTIAHGYLTLALVIPLWTSLLSIEGAGMAVNYGLNRVRFPSPVPAGSKVRLHASVLHAREVAGGGVELTVAMTVQREGATKPAVVAEAVYRYYPG
- a CDS encoding SDR family NAD(P)-dependent oxidoreductase → MTGAGRGLGLAYARALGAAGAAVVVNDVDEASAAEAVAAVEAAGGRAVAEPGAVGPSDVADALVKRAVAAFGRLDALVTNAGVLRDRILWKLTDDQFDEVVAVHLRGTFTCVRAAVRQLRAQGDGGRIITVGSPAGQRGNPGQTGYAAAKAAIVGMMRTWALECARDRITVNAVVPVAATAMTATIPAFAPHVTAWRERGVPLPDHLRAGAGFGTAEDAAGLVVFLASAASGEITGQAIGIGGDRLTLWTHPAETVAAYRTGGWDADGIAGVWQPMFAPAAQPVGIPLPAEPPA
- a CDS encoding acyl-CoA synthetase, which gives rise to MRNEGVGSWAARRARMAPDRVALIHEGRSHTYGEVAARANALAHRLAGLGVGHGDRVAYLGPNHPAFLDALFATGLLGAVFVPLNTRLAAPELDYILDDCGARVLLWSPACEPTVTRLRAAARPVRLAGESTTDSAPVDVRVADSETCMIMYTSGTTGRPKGAMLTHANVSWNCVNLLIDVDLTSDEVTLVSAPMFHVAALNQTVLPTFLKGGACVLTGGFDPEATLDLIATHRVTCLFGVPAMFLAIARSPRFGTADLGSVRSMLCGGAPVPEPLIAAYQRRGLTFLQGYGMTECSPGALFLRAPESVRKAGSAGTPVFFGDVRVVTPGGEDAAPGETGEILVQGPSVMAGYWRLPAETRAALGEDGWLRTGDLAVTDADGFVYVRGRAKDLIISGGENIYPAEVEAALLDHPAVAECAVIGVPDERWGEVGRAFVVPAQGVAVEAAELLAFLDGRIARYKIPKSVVFVGALPRTGSGKVVKARLRAPVSDRREA
- a CDS encoding SMP-30/gluconolactonase/LRE family protein; protein product: MNPRSALVAAGLLLVAGAATPVAHAAEPPPGTAPGVCPADGGYGPPLSSPATTATRLFGGRHFLEGPVWIADQGRLLMSDMAAPAGPQRVQPSTILAYTPGATGVETVIADSGSNGLALSPDGLSILAATHDRRSLSRYRLADASRETVAGDHLGAAFNSPNDVTVRSDGVAYFTDPDFQRGARPDGMRGRTGVFRVADGTVSLVDDGLRQPNGIALSPDGGTLYVGAYGENKIYSYPVREDGSTGTRTLFATVAGPDGATVDCAGNVYWASGADGLVHVFSPAGEPLGTIASGSGTTNVAFGGPDRRTLFVTSGRTGDSGLYGVRLGVPGNPH